In a single window of the Dreissena polymorpha isolate Duluth1 chromosome 3, UMN_Dpol_1.0, whole genome shotgun sequence genome:
- the LOC127873612 gene encoding uncharacterized protein LOC127873612 — MHEKKEFELPEMESFIKDLRDKRNRCDTDTEQALTVFILNMSSFIHGFKRNKLNHQRIQIRFIDLFDECSSCVVHLSLVNPGFMIDQFPSDPKQLDAQSAEIFAKALKDGSERVKNIRLMVVGMFEVGKTSLANNLIKDLRDGNVIPVSTEGIDLRRCQLMTNGDWRLDKEHKSAKYKERYITALKKALESKEINVPLTTPNTIDVPEEKEIEVDNLITEEKPVSLETISRHVEKHKDDAGTKDYLPLVHDILNFNGHENDQPQVPVEQKTNTTVSVWDFAGQTLYYSTHQFFLNKRSIYLVLMDMTKSLNEKVKEEELSGTWCGLNQECTYLDVFKFWLNAIHMYSGYKSMSSEINPTVILVGTRKDEMKGTDDDKEIQKDKFFELALRPFERSSIVQHIHNKKFLVNNLSPKDSVFDEIRKEIVCLAKGQDYWGEIYPVRWIQMEQLFDRLRDSGEQVMNMEAINEANQSHIYPLNEKELSLFLKIQHRHGNILYFDTEHLKHLVVLAPQWIIEVFKCFITHKRNKNPKLSEYWRTYEDLAILKPEVFNEIMDSSPKDVNKNRDHILEYMEYLDVMAKPLKSEDAEGTNEQSDAAGYLNPTFLEFHIVPCRLKNPPPPIAQFTAPEHREKTPVLCFVFVDNFMPPSFFHRLVAGCIRTWCISKENGQYLLFNGLAVFEIGATRFLTIWYKDHIIYARISSCSKECTLELEFKLCEEVRIKLRESLLNFVGQTLEKPRTPTGFEEYIQCPDIKKDSLYNVGLFRLADFMYNRELTCKDCLKCHAVGREEVMSYWYKEQLDRLDNDDGLNEPAEESDLLSVAKFIDKEFWLLGIQLDLKDAEMNKLYEDCDGRKNRRTFVFKYMVMWQKKKGEKATRQRLNRAIHAARLNFSNDEITPVTFDAKKT; from the coding sequence GCTTTATGATAGATCAGTTTCCGAGTGATCCTAAACAGCTTGATGCCCAGTCTGCTGAAATTTTTGCCAAAGCTCTTAAAGATGGCTCCGAAAGAGTGAAAAATATCCGCCTTATGGTCGTTGGCATGTTTGAGGTGGGAAAAACGTCCCTTGCTAACAATCTGATCAAAGATTTAAGGGATGGAAATGTAATTCCCGTCAGCACCGAAGGTATTGACCTGCGCAGATGTCAACTAATGACAAATGGGGATTGGCGTTTAGATAAAGAACACAAATCAGCAAAATATAAGGAAAGGTATATAACGGCTTTAAAGAAAGCATTAGAAAGTAAGGAAATAAATGTGCCTTTGACTACACCGAATACCATAGACGTGCCCGAGGAAAAAGAAATTGAAGTCGACAATTTGATAACTGAAGAAAAACCAGTTTCTTTGGAAACAATAAGTCGACATGTTGAAAAACATAAAGATGATGCAGGGACAAAAGATTATTTGCCTCTGGTTCACGATATACTGAATTTCAACGGGCATGAAAATGACCAACCACAGGTCCCTGtggaacaaaaaacaaacactactGTATCAGTTTGGGATTTTGCAGGACAGACGCTTTACTATTCTACTCACCAGTTTTTCCTAAATAAGAGGTCTATATACCTTGTTCTAATGGACATGACAAAGAGTTTGAATGAAAAGGTTAAAGAAGAAGAACTTAGTGGAACATGGTGTGGATTGAATCAGGAGTGTACCTATTTAGATGTATTTAAGTTTTGGCTGAATGCAATCCACATGTACAGCGGATATAAATCCATGTCAAGCGAAATCAATCCGACCGTTATTTTAGTCGGTACACGTAAAGACGAAATGAAAGGGACAGACGATGACAAAGAGATTCAGAAAGACAAGTTCTTTGAACTTGCACTTAGGCCATTTGAACGATCATCGATCGTACAACATATTCATAACAAGAAATTTCTGGTGAATAATTTATCTCCGAAGGATTCTGTTTTTGATGAGATACGAAAGGAAATTGTATGTTTGGCAAAAGGGCAAGATTATTGGGGTGAAATATATCCTGTTAGATGGATCCAGATGGAACAGTTGTTTGACAGACTAAGAGACAGCGGAGAACAAGTAATGAATATGGAAGCAATTAATGAGGCGAATCAGTCCCATATTTACCCACTAAATGAAAAAGAACTTTCCCTGTTTTTGAAAATTCAGCACAGGCATGGCAATATCCTGTATTTCGACACAGAACATCTAAAGCATTTGGTTGTTCTTGCTCCTCAATGGATCATTGAGGTATTCAAGTGTTTTATCAcgcataaaagaaataaaaacccAAAACTGTCAGAATATTGGAGAACATATGAAGATCTGGCTATTCTCAAACCAGAAGTTTTCAATGAAATTATGGACAGTAGTCCAAAAGATGTTAACAAAAATAGAGACCATATTTTGGAGTACATGGAGTACCTTGATGTTATGGCTAAGCCCTTAAAATCTGAGGATGCGGAGGGCACCAATGAACAATCTGATGCAGCTGGATATTTGAATCCCACATTTTTAGAATTCCATATTGTGCCATGTCGACTGAAGAACCCGCCACCTCCAATAGCCCAATTTACTGCGCCGGAACATCGCGAGAAAACACcagttttatgttttgtatttgttgaCAATTTCATGCCACCATCGTTTTTCCACAGACTTGTTGCTGGATGTATTCGCACTTGGTGCATCAGCAAAGAAAATGGACAGTACCTGTTGTTCAATGGACTTGCTGTGTTTGAAATTGGTGCAACACGCTTTTTGACAATCTGGTACAAAGATCACATTATTTATGCAAGAATATCTTCTTGTTCCAAAGAATGTACACTTGAACTCGAGTTCAAGTTGTGTGAAGAAGTTCGAATTAAACTCAGAGAAAGTTTGCTTAATTTTGTCGGTCAAACACTGGAGAAGCCCAGGACACCTACAGGATTTGAAGAGTACATTCAATGCCCAGACATAAAAAAAGATTCTTTGTACAATGTAGGCCTGTTCAGGTTAGCTGACTTCATGTATAATCGTGAATTAACTTGTAAAGACTGTTTGAAATGCCATGCAGTTGGAAGGGAAGAGGTAATGAGCTACTGGTATAAAGAGCAATTGGACCGCCTAGATAATGACGATGGTTTGAATGAACCAGCAGAGGAAAGTGATCTATTGAGTGTTGCCAAATTCATTGATAAAGAATTCTGGTTGTTGGGTATTCAACTTGATTTAAAAGATGCCGAAATGAACAAACTGTATGAAGACTGTGACGGACGAAAGAACCGTCGTACATTCGTTTTCAAGTATATGGTAATGTGGCAGAAAAAGAAAGGAGAGAAGGCAACTCGGCAACGTCTCAACAGGGCAATACACGCTGCGCGTCTGAATTTCTCAAATGATGAAATAACCCCAGTTACCTTTGATGCAAAAAAGACTTAG